A window from Littorina saxatilis isolate snail1 linkage group LG9, US_GU_Lsax_2.0, whole genome shotgun sequence encodes these proteins:
- the LOC138975542 gene encoding uncharacterized protein codes for MVLNSTDSQPTVNKTSPDFVGVEIRHAALSAFIAAGIIMIVSGVVGNFLFLAVIFKQFRKYKHRVHILFVANLSLADLVTLGYWFTFFVLDLLLKRHPVVNETHCVVNGVIVATLCVASILFLVSISLNRYLHVCHSHLYSRVFTLPRTVAWCLLIWLASLLLALTPVLEGTGETSYRYNKVTHFCSLSRRGGVSYVKIIVIVCVIVPILLTAYCNLAIFRYWRRARVSSTRRYQLVKREERRRQQELAKVKALVKKDKTKRLPSTAVRAASAAKRNEGRIEISSVENTRSNRSVSRLSHEDHSLVTEKKDGGEEAAESFLCHAGKEKNESDKRVVAGIEAHLPTTEDTDFIGLNPPLNSTYKTPESSGVDSDSKVELDNAKGTDETDSDTDEGLESSPTNERPVVGENIKDNEGGHSEAMGSSERLHGVVVDMDWSTESLDPDTVGYARSPSSHASHLSCSAASVSGKPTFISSTLPHRTRNHRNTTAQDLQKLRKKKKAREMAFVRSLFVVFLLTIFSFAPYGVIIVVTWQFNVSPEVVILGNFFVFLNNAVNWIVYGVMNTVFKRGYFELLTSCCPGSSEDEERTRLDASLLMLSQCSLVTDAILSEKC; via the exons ATGGTGCTCAACAGTACAGACAGTCAGCCGACGGTCAACAAAACATCTCCAGATTTCGTTGGCGTGGAGATCCGTCACGCAGCTCTCTCGGCCTTCATCGCGGCAGGCATCATCATGATCGTCAGCGGCGTTGTCGGAAATTTCTTGTTTCTAGCCGTCATCTTCAAACAGTTCAGAAAGTACAAACACAGGGTGCATATTCTGTTCGTTGCCAACTTGTCCTTGGCTGACCTTGTGACTTTGGGGTACTGGTTCACCTTCTTCGTCCTTGACCTATTGCTGAAGCGTCATCCCGTCGTCAATGAGACTCACTGCGTCGTCAACGGAGTCATTGTGGCTACTTTGTGTGTG GCATCCATATTGTTCTTGGTGAGCATCTCCCTCAACCGCTACCTGCACGTGTGTCACTCTCACCTGTACAGCCGTGTCTTCACGCTGCCTCGCACTGTGGCTTGGTGCCTCCTCATCTGGCTGGCCAGCCTCCTCCTCGCCCTGACACCTGTACTGGAGGGAACAGGAGAGACCTCCTACCGGTACAACAAGGTCACCCACTTTTGCTCTCTTAGCCGACGAGGAGGGGTCAGCTATGTTAAGATCATAGTCATCGTTTGCGTGATCGTTCCGATTCTGCTCACTGCATATTGTAACTTGGCCATTTTTCGCTACTGGAGGCGAGCCCGCGTGAGCAGCACAAGACGCTATCAGCTggtaaagagagaggagaggaggcGACAGCAAGAACTGGCCAAAGTAAAAGCTCTTGTGAAGAAGGATAAGACGAAACGCCTTCCCAGTACTGCTGTTAGAGCTGCTTCAGCCGCAAAAAGAAACGAAGGTCGTATAGAAATTTCTAGTGTAGAAAACACGAGAAGCAACCGCTCTGTTTCGAGACTGAGCCATGAAGATCACTCTCTTGTAACAGAAAAGAAAGATGGCGGTGAGGAAGCAGCTGAATCGTTTCTCTGCCATGCTGGTAAAGAGAAAAATGAATCAGACAAGAGAGTTGTGGCTGGCATAGAAGCTCATCTTCCAACAACCGAGGACACAGATTTCATAGGCCTAAATCCACCTCTGAATTCAACATACAAGACCCCTGAGTCATCCGGCGTGGATAGTGACTCTAAAGTGGAGCTTGATAACGCCAAAGGAACAGACGAAACCGACAGTGACACTGATGAAGGTCTCGAAAGTTCTCCAACAAATGAGCGACCTGTCGTTGGTGAGAATATCAAAGATAATGAAGGCGGGCATTCAGAAGCTATGGGGTCTTCAGAACGCTTACATGGTGTTGTAGTGGACATGGACTGGTCTACAGAAAGCTTAGACCCTGATACAGTGGGGTATGCAAGGTCACCATCATCACATGCATCACATTTGTCGTGCTCAGCGGCATCCGTATCAGGGAAGCCAACCTTCATCAGCTCTACATTACCACATCGAACACGCAACCACCGAAACACCACCGCACAAGACCTGCAGAAGCtacgcaagaagaagaaagccagAGAGATGGCCTTCGTCCGTTCTCTCTTCGTCGTCTTCCTTCTCACCATCTTCTCTTTCGCTCCTTACGGCGTCATCATCGTGGTGACCTGGCAATTCAACGTGTCACCGGAAGTCGTCATCCTCGGCAACTTCTTCGTATTCCTCAACAACGCAGTAAACT
- the LOC138975543 gene encoding muscarinic acetylcholine receptor M3-like — MATTPLYPESPKNASETLPDFVGGDINTGARVTFIIMGVVMVLSGFIGNCLLLLVIFKQFKRHQSVHILFVANLSLADLVTMGYWFTFFVLDLILNRQPVVNYAHCVFNGVLVAAMYLASVSFLVSISLNRYLHVCHFHLYSRVFTLPRTVAWCLLVWLGSFFIAFLPVVDNMENTNYRYNPVTRFCSYNRARVNYTKIIALVYAIFPMLFVAYCNFAIFRYWKRGRLRTSQRNPLVERMAAKRQKLVARVRGAVKRDKGVCSAAETITERNEEPVEPTTSEVLGPDAQGTVEIVNNRDLNPEDGKSVESVYPSQCQNSDEAECTVSDTDPDAIVYVADGKVRVDDENSDHSLSSGPVDANSEDLVNGCEENLESEDNEVVACPGRQFDAVETQSSVAVDDIENTSQQPPKCPEAAKKGATPSLPTPTIHIISGPPPMRRKRTPAKQAEKIPRTAKQDAKERAKGTKSREVAFVRSLFVVFLLAVVTFIPYGAMTVLGTLVSLSSELVILGNLFLFFNNSVNWIVYGVMSPAFRQGYVHCSRKILTACCSWNKACREVMKLNVSLSSLVRPTAQGSNVTTSDISPSTTSQTSL, encoded by the exons ATGGCCACGACGCCATTGTATCCGGAAAGCCCGAAGAATGCCTCAGAAACATTGCCAGATTTTGTTGGTGGCGACATAAATACTGGTGCACGTGTAACTTTCATCATAATGGGCGTCGTCATGGTTTTATCCGGGTTCATCGGAAACTGTTTGCTTCTACTCGTCATCTTCAAGCAGTTCAAACGCCACCAGAGCGTTCATATTCTGTTCGTGGCCAACTTGTCCTTGGCTGACCTTGTCACCATGGGATACTGGTTCACCTTCTTCGTCCTTGACCTCATTTTGAATCGTCAGCCGGTCGTAAACTATGCTCACTGCGTCTTCAATGGAGTCCTTGTGGCTGCAATGTACCTG GCGTCAGTGTCCTTCCTGGTGAGCATCTCCCTCAACCGATACCTGCACGTGTGTCACTTTCACCTGTACAGCCGTGTCTTCACGCTACCTCGCACTGTGGCTTGGTGCCTCTTGGTGTGGCTGGGCAGCTTCTTCATCGCCTTCCTGCCTGTCGTGGACAACATGGAGAACACCAACTATCGCTACAATCCTGTCACTCGATTCTGCTCCTACAACCGCGCAAGAGTCAACTACACCAAGATCATAGCTCTGGTGTACGCCATCTTTCCCATGTTGTTTGTCGCCTACTGCAACTTCGCCATTTTCCGCTACTGGAAACGAGGTAGACTACGCACAAGCCAACGCAATCCGCTGGTTGAGAGGATGGCAGCCAAACGACAGAAACTTGTTGCCAGGGTAAGGGGGGCTGTGAAGAGGGATAAGGGGGTATGCTCTGCGGCTGAAACAATAACTGAGAGAAATGAGGAGCCCGTAGAACCGACCACAAGCGAAGTCTTGGGGCCCGACGCCCAGGGGACTGTCGAGATCGTGAACAACAGAGACTTGAATCCTGAAGACGGAAAGAGTGTGGAGTCAGTGTACCCCAGTCAGTGTCAAAACAGCGACGAGGCTGAATGCACTGTTTCTGACACTGATCCAGATGCTATTGTTTATGTCGCTGACGGCAAAGTCAGAGTTGATGACGAAAACTCCGACCATTCTTTGTCAAGCGGACCCGTGGACGCAAACTCTGAAGACCTTGTCAATGGATGCGAAGAAAACTTAGAAAGCGAAGACAACGAAGTTGTTGCCTGTCCAGGGAGACAGTTTGATGCTGTGGAAACGCAAAGCTCTGTAGCTGTTGACGACATTGAAAATACTTCTCAGCAACCACCAAAATGCCCAGAAGCTGCCAAGAAAGGCGCAACACCATCATTACCGACGCCAACAATACATATTATTTCAGGGCCCCCTCCAATGCGTCGGAAACGCACACCAGCCAAGCAAGCTGAAAAGATTCCAAGAACAGCCAAGCAAGACGCGAAAGAGCGAGCCAAGGGAACCAAATCCAGAGAGGTGGCCTTCGTCCGTTCTCTCTTCGTCGTCTTTCTTCTTGCGGTTGTTACGTTCATCCCGTACGGCGCTATGACCGTTCTCGGTACGTTAGTCAGCCTGTCGTCTGAGTTGGTCATCCTGGGCAACTTGTTCCTGTTCTTCAACAACTCGGTGAATTGGATCGTGTACGGCGTCATGAGCCCGGCCTTCAGACAGGGCTACGTTCACTGCTCGCGGAAAATACTCACAGCCTGCTGTTCCTGGAATAAAGCTTGTCGGGAGGTCATGAAACTCAACGTATCGCTCAGCAGTCTCGTCAGGCCAACAGCTCAAGGAAGTAACGTCACCACCAGTGATATTAGCCCTTCGACTACGTCACAAACTTCCCTTTGA